A part of Halodesulfovibrio marinisediminis DSM 17456 genomic DNA contains:
- a CDS encoding DNA polymerase III subunit delta' translates to MSKDQVTQSALEPHDIIAPSLDARHARVRGFIEQLAEDPPQVVLFEGGTADEREAVALYWAARLNCVNSPAPCLECSACRQMITKSSRDLFFFDGRAGSIGFDGEPNNTGTIKIEWIRELRSILGEPPRSEKKRVVVLFEAQSLSIASANALLKSLEEPRPNTSFLLLAPQRERLLPTLVSRSWVVTLAWPTGETSSAFSDDVHEWSDVLANFMVEGTGLLAKTGTRGALDAPLATYLIVHCQHELANAITGRKGGELARLFAQLDMGRQRKLDEVLSECQDSLNALVSPPLVIDWLGTKLYLLAKFAAKSSGRIIR, encoded by the coding sequence ATGTCAAAAGACCAAGTAACCCAGTCCGCTCTGGAGCCTCATGATATTATAGCCCCGTCTCTGGATGCTCGTCATGCCAGAGTGCGGGGCTTTATTGAGCAGCTCGCAGAAGATCCGCCACAAGTTGTCCTGTTCGAAGGTGGAACCGCCGACGAACGTGAAGCTGTGGCGCTCTATTGGGCTGCGCGCCTTAATTGCGTCAATTCCCCCGCGCCATGTCTGGAATGCAGTGCATGCAGGCAGATGATTACAAAATCTTCGCGCGATCTATTTTTCTTCGACGGACGAGCAGGCTCCATCGGTTTTGACGGTGAGCCGAACAATACCGGTACCATCAAGATTGAATGGATCCGTGAACTTCGTTCCATCCTCGGCGAGCCGCCCCGATCTGAAAAGAAACGCGTGGTCGTTCTTTTCGAAGCTCAATCTTTGAGCATCGCATCGGCTAACGCCCTCCTCAAGTCACTTGAGGAACCGCGCCCAAACACAAGTTTTCTTCTTCTCGCTCCGCAGCGTGAGCGTCTGTTGCCAACTCTTGTTTCAAGAAGCTGGGTGGTCACTCTTGCATGGCCAACAGGTGAAACGTCTTCTGCTTTTTCTGATGACGTACATGAATGGTCAGATGTGCTTGCGAACTTTATGGTTGAAGGTACAGGGCTTCTTGCCAAAACAGGTACTCGTGGTGCGCTGGATGCGCCACTAGCAACGTATCTTATAGTTCACTGTCAGCATGAACTCGCTAATGCCATAACTGGTAGGAAGGGTGGTGAGTTGGCGCGTCTGTTCGCGCAGCTTGATATGGGGCGTCAGCGTAAGCTGGATGAAGTGCTTAGTGAGTGTCAGGATTCTCTTAACGCGCTAGTCTCTCCGCCACTCGTAATCGATTGGCTGGGAACAAAGCTCTACCTTCTCGCCAAATTTGCTGCCAAATCTAGCGGACGAATTATTCGATAG
- a CDS encoding transglycosylase SLT domain-containing protein, giving the protein MKRRFFTSWEAVLLLLLISAQTALMVGPEIVTYLYRIPPVRVVVPNVSQFSSLVSPYGLGVDGELLSSFAKKKGYTINIVRVKSAEEAWKLISHDEADLLVGFGGDIPAEYTKKITAGPAYDEYQSVTIKDTSQADNKELQALCSSLLDSVPEGVDEAIYNENATFLSSLADALPEVVSPRKNSEPSGQTPYAKEILSKTTPAPQKKEQRKEAPATVVTVNEDALENVDCVNFDRFHMYHLMSFDSDEGGTAQIDVRNFTMLRPFFLDVVPKSQANDGGSYRWFWRNKFFAEAGLQKDLTEFWKEVEAKGTVAILKEKHYGFFPEDLNYYVIGKLKKALRRKMPKYAKTMKKASEENEIDPLLLAAVIFQESHFNNNARSRTGVRGLMQITQATAKELGINRIDPHQSIMGGAMYLRKLWDRLEDQNLEKWDRWFFTLAAYNQGYGHVLDAIKLSQKRGGTGKTWQELKDILPLLAWKRYYSQTRHGYCRGYEAVTYVENIRYYYYLINGLVALSRPEGEHLGELRSSISSATPNS; this is encoded by the coding sequence ATGAAGAGACGTTTTTTCACCTCATGGGAAGCAGTACTCCTGCTCCTCCTCATATCAGCACAGACAGCGCTTATGGTAGGCCCGGAAATCGTGACCTACCTCTACCGCATTCCGCCGGTACGTGTTGTTGTGCCCAACGTCTCCCAGTTTTCCTCTCTTGTCTCCCCATACGGCCTTGGCGTCGATGGCGAACTTCTAAGTAGCTTTGCCAAAAAAAAGGGCTACACCATCAACATTGTCCGTGTAAAAAGCGCAGAAGAAGCATGGAAGCTCATCTCTCATGACGAAGCAGACCTGCTTGTAGGATTCGGCGGCGATATTCCAGCAGAATACACAAAAAAGATCACCGCAGGGCCTGCGTATGATGAATACCAGTCTGTAACCATCAAAGACACCTCACAAGCTGACAACAAAGAACTTCAAGCGCTTTGCAGCAGCCTGCTGGACTCCGTTCCTGAAGGCGTTGACGAGGCAATTTATAACGAAAATGCTACGTTCCTTTCATCTCTGGCGGATGCCCTTCCTGAAGTAGTTTCCCCACGGAAAAACAGTGAACCTTCCGGTCAAACGCCTTATGCAAAAGAAATACTGAGCAAGACCACACCAGCCCCGCAAAAAAAAGAGCAGCGCAAGGAAGCACCCGCAACAGTTGTAACAGTAAACGAAGACGCGCTTGAGAATGTGGACTGCGTCAATTTTGACCGTTTCCACATGTACCACCTCATGTCATTCGACAGCGATGAAGGCGGTACAGCGCAGATCGATGTACGCAACTTCACCATGCTCCGACCATTCTTCCTTGACGTAGTACCAAAATCGCAAGCCAATGACGGCGGTTCATACCGCTGGTTCTGGCGCAACAAATTTTTTGCAGAAGCCGGATTACAGAAGGATCTGACAGAGTTCTGGAAAGAGGTTGAAGCCAAAGGCACTGTCGCTATTTTAAAAGAAAAACATTACGGCTTCTTCCCTGAAGATTTGAACTATTACGTTATCGGAAAGCTGAAAAAAGCATTACGTAGAAAAATGCCGAAGTATGCAAAGACAATGAAAAAGGCGAGCGAAGAGAATGAAATAGACCCGCTCTTGCTTGCAGCCGTCATTTTTCAGGAATCACACTTCAACAACAATGCACGCAGCAGAACCGGTGTACGCGGCCTGATGCAGATTACACAGGCAACAGCAAAAGAGCTTGGCATCAACCGTATTGATCCGCACCAGTCAATCATGGGCGGGGCAATGTACTTACGTAAACTTTGGGATAGATTGGAAGACCAGAATCTTGAGAAATGGGACAGGTGGTTCTTTACACTTGCTGCATACAACCAAGGCTACGGGCACGTTCTTGACGCCATTAAGCTTTCTCAGAAGCGCGGCGGCACAGGAAAAACGTGGCAGGAATTAAAAGACATCCTGCCGCTTCTGGCCTGGAAACGTTATTATTCACAGACCAGACACGGCTACTGTCGCGGCTATGAAGCCGTAACCTACGTGGAAAATATCCGGTACTATTATTACCTTATCAACGGATTAGTCGCTCTTTCTAGGCCGGAAGGCGAGCACCTTGGCGAGCTTAGGAGCAGCATTAGTTCCGCTACACCCAACAGTTGA
- a CDS encoding adenylosuccinate synthase: MSNVIVMGAQWGDEGKGKIVDLLTRDIDVIVRFQGGNNAGHTVIVGDKEYILHLIPSGILHEGKKCLIGNGVVLDPGVFWKEIEGLRVKGLDVSPERLKISKKTHLIMPYHCALDGAREDYKSAEDKIGTTGRGIGPCYEDKAARIGIRAGDLADHALLRSKIEAALVEKNALFTSLYGREAISVDAVFEEVVAAGDCLVPYLADVTGEIWEAFDSGKNVMFEGAQGIHLDIDHGTYPFVTSSNTVAGNASAGGGIPANRLDRIIAIVKAYTTRVGAGPFPTELFDEDGTYLQEKGHEFGATTGRRRRCGWLDLVVLGETARLNGPTDIALTKLDVLSGMKEIKICTAYEYKGERVTVIPQDQGALGDCTPVYETVPGWDEDITKATKWEDLPENCQKYIERIEDLTGVRVSIISVGPERDQTIMR; the protein is encoded by the coding sequence ATGTCAAACGTAATCGTGATGGGCGCTCAGTGGGGAGACGAAGGCAAAGGTAAAATTGTTGACCTCCTTACCCGCGACATCGACGTAATCGTCCGCTTCCAGGGCGGAAATAACGCCGGTCATACTGTAATCGTAGGTGATAAGGAATACATCCTTCATCTCATCCCTTCAGGCATCCTGCACGAGGGCAAGAAATGCCTCATTGGCAACGGTGTAGTACTTGATCCGGGCGTATTTTGGAAAGAGATTGAAGGCCTTCGCGTAAAAGGACTTGATGTTAGTCCTGAACGCCTGAAAATCAGTAAAAAAACTCACCTCATCATGCCATATCATTGTGCGCTTGATGGTGCTCGTGAAGATTACAAGTCTGCTGAAGACAAAATCGGTACTACCGGTCGTGGTATCGGTCCATGCTACGAAGATAAAGCAGCCCGTATCGGCATCCGTGCCGGTGATCTTGCTGACCATGCTCTGCTTCGTTCAAAAATTGAAGCAGCTCTGGTTGAGAAGAACGCTCTGTTTACCAGCCTGTATGGTCGTGAAGCTATTTCCGTTGACGCAGTATTCGAAGAAGTTGTGGCAGCAGGTGACTGTCTTGTGCCATATCTTGCCGATGTTACTGGTGAAATCTGGGAAGCATTCGACTCTGGTAAGAACGTGATGTTTGAAGGTGCTCAGGGTATCCACCTTGACATCGACCACGGTACTTACCCGTTCGTAACCTCTTCCAATACTGTTGCAGGTAACGCATCAGCTGGCGGCGGCATTCCAGCGAACCGTCTTGATCGTATTATTGCAATCGTTAAAGCTTACACAACCCGTGTTGGTGCAGGTCCGTTCCCGACTGAACTCTTCGATGAAGACGGCACTTACCTGCAGGAAAAAGGCCACGAGTTTGGTGCTACTACCGGCCGTCGCCGTCGTTGCGGTTGGCTTGATCTCGTTGTTCTCGGTGAGACAGCACGTCTCAACGGTCCTACTGACATTGCTCTTACCAAGCTTGATGTTCTCAGCGGTATGAAAGAAATCAAAATCTGCACCGCATACGAGTACAAAGGTGAACGTGTTACCGTTATCCCTCAGGATCAGGGCGCTCTTGGCGACTGCACTCCAGTGTACGAAACTGTTCCAGGTTGGGATGAGGACATCACCAAGGCAACTAAATGGGAAGATCTTCCAGAAAATTGTCAGAAGTACATTGAACGCATTGAAGACCTCACAGGTGTACGCGTAAGCATCATCTCTGTTGGCCCTGAACGCGATCAGACCATCATGCGCTAA
- a CDS encoding ribonuclease catalytic domain-containing protein: MSSSSLVRYPGPGCVVEFMHGNKAQQGWVLDEQGGKLRLLTINKREMKLASSRVLPWAGPTYSGEHSRQQIGAILEEHRAKRDAMSAEIDALELWDFAQGEVDKESIQWFAELLWEEPTIDQLAALGSAMLACKTHFKFQPPEFEIYTAEKVEKRLEEDRKRLEREALVTQGVGFFRSLWEKHSKGRALGKEPDNGVAEQLKDIILSRMGDPDSHEIEQVWKQLAKGLPDDPHMALHLARAWDLVPPHHNFWLDRAAYDCSNCWADEFTKDVQEIKDKCLSVRQKPEERTYISIDAATTKDIDDAFNIERRGDGGYRLRISLACPAVAWPFGSRFDKHVLRRATSVYLPEGDCHMMPTALGTDFFSLHAKEDRPSLVLDIECSNTGELERCTPVPVWVNLAANLTYIDSEAVLNGSGADTPAAVFTEQIKVAAELSDKLQEQRITNGAVIIERNDPKVKLSGEGSDIKVDIVSADETPQAMKLVSEMMILANSGVALWAKEHGIPLLHRTQDVAVPKEYVGVWSEPHDIARVVKALSSAILEITPRPHRGIGVNAYSPITSPLRRYPDLVNVAQVIHYTATGEAQWSRDEITAMLPLLNARLDSVGQIQRFRPRYWKLLYFKQQGDKVWRDAIVTEENDAFVTVSLPNEQIFVRGRRKSFGDKVNPGQQFMVRIGKVHPLNNEIQILDAMEC; this comes from the coding sequence ATGAGTTCTTCTTCTCTGGTCCGGTACCCCGGGCCGGGCTGTGTTGTAGAGTTTATGCACGGTAACAAGGCTCAGCAAGGCTGGGTACTTGACGAACAGGGCGGGAAACTACGGCTTCTTACTATCAACAAACGCGAGATGAAGCTTGCTTCCTCACGTGTTCTTCCATGGGCAGGTCCAACATACTCCGGTGAACATTCACGTCAGCAAATTGGTGCGATCTTAGAAGAGCATCGGGCAAAACGTGACGCTATGAGTGCTGAAATTGATGCGCTCGAACTATGGGATTTTGCACAGGGAGAAGTAGATAAAGAATCCATCCAGTGGTTTGCTGAACTCTTATGGGAAGAACCAACCATTGACCAACTTGCTGCCCTTGGCAGCGCAATGCTTGCCTGCAAAACACACTTCAAATTCCAACCGCCTGAATTTGAAATCTACACTGCTGAAAAAGTAGAAAAACGTCTTGAAGAAGATCGTAAACGTCTTGAACGAGAAGCGCTCGTCACACAGGGTGTAGGCTTTTTCCGCAGCCTATGGGAAAAACACTCCAAAGGCCGCGCACTCGGAAAAGAACCGGATAATGGTGTTGCAGAACAACTCAAAGACATCATCTTAAGCCGCATGGGCGATCCGGACAGCCACGAGATTGAGCAAGTATGGAAACAACTTGCTAAAGGCCTTCCAGACGATCCACATATGGCGCTGCATCTTGCTCGTGCATGGGACTTAGTGCCTCCACACCATAACTTCTGGCTTGACCGTGCAGCATACGACTGCTCCAACTGCTGGGCAGACGAATTCACAAAAGATGTTCAAGAGATAAAAGACAAGTGCCTTTCTGTTCGTCAAAAACCGGAAGAACGCACCTATATTTCTATCGACGCCGCCACCACCAAAGATATTGATGACGCGTTCAACATCGAACGCCGCGGTGACGGCGGCTATCGCTTACGTATTTCCCTTGCCTGCCCTGCTGTAGCATGGCCGTTCGGCAGCCGTTTCGACAAACATGTGCTGCGTCGAGCCACAAGTGTTTATCTGCCCGAAGGCGATTGCCACATGATGCCAACCGCACTCGGCACCGACTTTTTCAGCCTTCACGCAAAAGAAGACCGTCCGTCGCTCGTTCTTGACATTGAATGCAGTAACACAGGTGAATTAGAGCGTTGTACTCCGGTTCCTGTATGGGTTAATCTTGCAGCAAACCTGACCTACATTGACTCTGAAGCAGTCCTTAACGGTAGTGGCGCAGACACTCCTGCCGCTGTATTTACAGAGCAGATTAAGGTTGCTGCAGAACTTAGCGACAAGCTTCAGGAACAGCGCATTACCAATGGTGCTGTAATCATCGAACGAAACGATCCAAAGGTTAAACTTTCTGGAGAAGGAAGCGATATCAAAGTAGATATTGTTTCTGCGGATGAAACTCCACAGGCCATGAAGCTTGTAAGTGAAATGATGATTCTTGCGAACTCCGGCGTCGCTTTGTGGGCAAAAGAGCACGGCATTCCTCTGCTGCACAGAACACAGGACGTAGCAGTACCAAAAGAATATGTAGGTGTATGGAGCGAACCGCACGACATCGCACGTGTTGTAAAAGCGCTGTCTTCTGCAATTCTTGAGATAACTCCGAGACCACACAGAGGTATCGGTGTGAATGCCTACAGTCCGATCACTTCTCCGCTGAGACGCTACCCTGACCTTGTCAACGTGGCACAAGTAATACACTATACTGCTACCGGTGAAGCACAGTGGTCGCGTGATGAAATCACCGCCATGCTTCCTCTACTGAATGCCCGCCTTGATTCTGTAGGACAAATTCAGCGTTTCCGCCCTCGTTACTGGAAGCTCTTATACTTCAAGCAACAGGGTGACAAAGTATGGCGTGACGCAATTGTTACTGAAGAAAACGATGCCTTCGTGACGGTTTCTTTACCGAACGAGCAAATTTTTGTACGTGGCAGACGTAAGTCATTTGGCGATAAGGTGAATCCGGGGCAACAATTTATGGTTCGCATCGGCAAGGTTCACCCTTTAAATAACGAAATCCAAATTCTGGATGCAATGGAATGTTAA
- a CDS encoding IMP cyclohydrolase produces the protein MSDLKNMYKTILGDPFPSEMKVQLGDQELVYRKRTWEIDGEEKGLRYGENPDQPAAVYELAEGSLTLGGVEFRGPGKGLVSALTEENMLQAGKHPGKTNLTDVDNAINILQYLTAKPAALILKHNNPCGAAWSDKGVADALHKAFWSDRIAAFGGAVVVNRPMDLECAKIINSAYFEVVAAPAFEEGVVEELKKRKNLRILEIPGMAHLEELVNVPMLDFKSLIDGGIVMQQSFRNRILRADDFIPATAEKDGVEVAARKPTAQEADDLLFAWAVEAGVTSNSIIFARNGATVSIGTGEQDRVGCVELTIHKAYTKFADMLACKEHGISLYELKLKALKDKEAQAILDDIEARTRAEKGGLMGTAMVSDGFFPFRDGVDAALAHGVSAIAQPGGSIRDHEVIEAVNEASPQVAMVFTAQRSFKH, from the coding sequence ATGAGCGACTTGAAGAATATGTACAAAACCATTCTCGGTGACCCTTTTCCATCCGAGATGAAAGTTCAACTGGGCGATCAAGAGCTTGTGTATCGCAAGCGCACGTGGGAAATTGACGGGGAAGAAAAAGGGCTGCGCTACGGCGAAAACCCTGACCAGCCGGCAGCTGTGTACGAGCTGGCTGAAGGCTCCCTTACTCTGGGTGGTGTAGAGTTTCGTGGACCGGGCAAAGGACTTGTTTCTGCCTTGACTGAAGAAAACATGCTTCAGGCAGGCAAACATCCTGGTAAAACCAACCTGACAGATGTTGATAACGCCATTAATATTTTGCAATACCTTACTGCAAAACCGGCTGCCCTCATCTTAAAACACAACAACCCTTGCGGTGCTGCTTGGTCAGACAAGGGTGTTGCAGATGCGCTTCATAAAGCCTTCTGGAGTGACCGCATTGCTGCTTTCGGCGGCGCGGTAGTGGTAAACCGTCCTATGGATCTTGAGTGCGCTAAAATTATTAACAGCGCATACTTTGAAGTAGTCGCAGCACCTGCATTTGAAGAAGGTGTTGTTGAAGAGCTGAAAAAACGCAAGAACCTGCGTATTCTCGAAATTCCGGGAATGGCGCATCTTGAAGAGCTGGTAAACGTACCGATGCTCGACTTCAAGAGCCTTATTGACGGCGGTATCGTAATGCAGCAGTCCTTCCGTAACCGCATTCTCAGAGCAGATGACTTTATCCCTGCTACTGCGGAAAAAGACGGCGTGGAAGTAGCAGCACGTAAGCCTACAGCACAGGAAGCGGACGACCTCCTCTTTGCATGGGCTGTTGAAGCAGGTGTTACCTCCAACTCTATTATCTTTGCACGCAACGGTGCTACCGTATCTATCGGTACCGGCGAGCAGGACAGGGTTGGCTGCGTAGAGCTTACTATCCACAAAGCATACACAAAATTTGCTGATATGCTGGCATGTAAGGAACACGGAATTTCTTTGTACGAACTTAAGCTCAAAGCGCTTAAGGACAAAGAAGCACAGGCTATTCTGGACGACATTGAAGCCCGCACCCGCGCTGAAAAAGGTGGACTCATGGGAACCGCAATGGTTTCTGACGGATTCTTCCCGTTCCGCGACGGTGTTGATGCAGCACTCGCACACGGCGTAAGTGCTATTGCACAACCGGGCGGCTCTATTCGTGACCATGAAGTTATCGAAGCTGTAAACGAAGCTTCACCGCAGGTAGCTATGGTCTTCACTGCTCAACGTTCCTTTAAGCATTAA